In the Cellulomonas sp. C5510 genome, CACACCCACCTGGCCCCGGCCAGGCGGGTCCGGCACGTGCTCTGGTTCCCCGAGCGACGGGTCGACAAGGGGATCTTCGACGTCGTCGGCCGCTTCCTGCGCACGGTGGAGCAGGTGGGCGTCGGCTTCGAGGACGGCCCCGACTACCAGATGCTCGCCGGGTTCGTCCGCCGGCGCGTGCTCCTCGACGGCGCCGACGGCGTCGAGGCGTTCCAGTTCGCGATCGCCCGGGAGAGCGGCTACGCGGACGAGCCGCTCGAGGAGATCTTCGTCTCCCGCAAGGAGGTGCTCGCGCCGCACGCGGCGACGCACCGGTGAGACCCCTGCTGTCCCGCACGCACCCGCGTGCGGGCGACCGAGAAGAGGAGAGAACGATGCTCAGCTCGACGATCCTTGCCGCCGCCCCGTTCGACGCACCCGAGGGTGCCCTGCACGCCGAGGAGTCCCCGCTGGGGGCGACGCCGCTGGTCGCCGCCGTGGCCGGCGCCGTGGCGGCGTACACGTACGCCCAGGCCAACGGCTGACCCGACGGAGGTGAGCGCCGTGACCCGGTCCGGGATGAGCCGCGCCGAGGGCGCGCTGCTGGTCGCCGCTCCCGCCGTCGCGATGGCCGCGATCCTGATCGGCACCGTCCTCGGGGTCGACCTGGGGGTGCTGCTGGTCGTGGTCGTGGCGGTCATCGCGCTCGCGGCCGCGGGATGGGGCTTCCTCACCCGCGGCCGCGGGCCACGGCGGTGAGCAGGCTCCCGCGGAGAGCCGACCCCGGCGCGGTCGCCCACGCACCGCGCCTCCCCCCGACGAGAGGAGGTGACACATGACAGGAGCAGTCCTCGCGGCGCACCCGTTCGACACGGGTGAGGCCACACTGGTCGCCCCGGAGGGCGCGCTCGCCGCCACCCCGTTGGCGGCCGCGGCGGCGACGGCCGTGCTCGCGGCCGCCGTCGCGGCGTACGCGGTCGAGGAGACCGTCGGGAACTGAGCCCCGAGCCCCGCACCTTCCGGAGGAGAGCACCATGCGCACGTCGTCCGTGCTGGACAACCAGGAGTTCGACCGCCCGACCGGCACGACCCTCGGGGAGCTCCGGCCCCTCGCGGCGACGCCGGCCGCCGTCGCGTTCGCGAGCGCCGTCGTCGCGGCCGCCCTCGCGGGCGCACAGGTCGGCGACATGGTCGACTGACCCGGTTCCCGGGGACGGCGCACCGCGTCGTCCCCGGGAACCGCGCGGCGCACCACCGGACCCGCACCCCAGGAGAGGCCGATGTCCACCGAGCACCGCGACCTGGTCGTCCCCCTCGCCCGGGGCGGCACCCGGCGCCGCCCGCCGGACGCCGTCGTGGTCGGCGCCGGGCCGAACGGGCTCGCCGCCGCGATCGAGTGCGCCCGCGCCGGGCTCGTGGTGCACGTGGTCGAGCAGAGCAGCACGATCGGCGGCGGCGCGCGCACGTCGGAGCGGATCCTGCCGGGCCTGCTCCACGACGACTGCTCCGCGGTGCACCCGATGGCGGCGGCGTCGCCGTTCTTCCAGGACCTGCGCGACGCCGGCCTCGCTCCCGAGGACGCCGGCCTGCGGCTGGTCCACCCTCCGGCACCGCTCGCGCACCCGCTGGACGGCGCCGACGCCGGGGTGCTGCACCGCGACCTCGAGCGGACCGCCGCGGGCCTCGGCGCGGACGGCGCACGGTGGCGCAGGCGGAACGGCCCGCTGGTGGCACGGATGCCCGACCTGCTCACGGAGGTGATGCAGCCGCTGGTGCACCTTCCCCGGCACCCGCTCCTGCTGGCCCGGTTCGGCGTCCCCGCACTGGTCCCGGGCGCGCGGCGTGCCGCCTCGTACACCACCCCGCAGGCCGCGGGCCTCGCGGCCGGCCTGGCGGCGCACGCGTTCACGAGCCTCGACCTGCCGGGCTCCGGCGCGGTCGGCGCGCTGCTCGGGGCCCTCGGGCACAGCCACGGATGGCCCTTCGCCGTCGGCGGCTCGCAGTCCATCACCACCGCCCTGGCGCGGATCCTCCTCGAGCTCGGCGGCACGATCACCACCGGGTTCCGGGTCGACCACCTCGACGACGTCGCCGGGCTGACGGGGGTCGACCCGAGGCGCGGACGCGGGACCGTGCTGCT is a window encoding:
- a CDS encoding NAD(P)/FAD-dependent oxidoreductase, coding for MSTEHRDLVVPLARGGTRRRPPDAVVVGAGPNGLAAAIECARAGLVVHVVEQSSTIGGGARTSERILPGLLHDDCSAVHPMAAASPFFQDLRDAGLAPEDAGLRLVHPPAPLAHPLDGADAGVLHRDLERTAAGLGADGARWRRRNGPLVARMPDLLTEVMQPLVHLPRHPLLLARFGVPALVPGARRAASYTTPQAAGLAAGLAAHAFTSLDLPGSGAVGALLGALGHSHGWPFAVGGSQSITTALARILLELGGTITTGFRVDHLDDVAGLTGVDPRRGRGTVLLDTSPSAAARILGTDQPRRQRAAYQRFRHGPAAFRVDLAVRDGIPWADPAVAGAGSVHLGGAADEVAAAEGQCWDGGLPERPFVVLAQPHVADDTRSVRLDGHDVHPVWAYAHVPRGFPGDATDLVLAQIERFAPGIRRAVVGTWHRTVPELAAHDPNAVDGDVCGGANDLRQLVARPRALRPYETGVPGVLLCSASTPPGAGVHGMSGANAARVAVSAAALARAGER